In Bradyrhizobium paxllaeri, the genomic stretch CCAGCCAGATAATCGTTTCCGCCGCCGCCGGTCAGCCGGTCGTTGCCGCTGCCGCCATACAGGAACTCGCTGCCGGTGCCGCCCTGGAAGCTGTCATTGCCATCGTCTCCGGACATTTGGGTTGCCGCGGTCCCGCCCTTGAGCTGGTCGTCGCCGGCATTGCCGTGCATCGTATCGAGTCCGCCGCCACCGGATAGATAGTCGTTGCCGTCACCGCCATTCATGGCATTGGCTGCGCCGCTGCCATAGAGCTGGTCCTTGCCGGCGCCGCCGTCGAGCAGGGCGCCGGTGTCGCCGGTGTTGGCCTTGACGACGTCGTTGCCGTCGTCGCCATAGAGTTGGTCGGTGGCCGTAGTGATGCCGGCGCCGCTATTGATCGTGTCGTCATCAGCCCCACCGTGGATCGCATCCGCGCCGGGGCCGCCATTGATGGTATCGTTACCTGCGCCGCCCTGGATCATGTCCGTCCCGGCACCGCCGCTGATCGCATCCTTGCCTGCACCTCCGTCGAGGTCGTCATCATCGGTCGACGCGCCGAAGAACAGGTCCTGGCGAGCCGTCATGTCATAGTGGATGGACTTGTTCTGATAGAGGTTCCAGGTTCCCGGCGAACTGGGATTGACGGCATCGGAGACGGCAAGGTGCTCGCCGTTGACGGTGATGTCCTTGATATAGAGGTTGCGGTCGCCGCCGGAACTGACCGCATCGTTGATGAAAGCAATATCGAGACTGCTGATCGTCGCCGGGTTGCGAAACTGGAAGGTGTAGGTCTGATATCCGGAGGGATCGGCCGCGGCGTGAAATTCCACGATATCGCCGATCTGCTGGCCGTTGATCAGCAGTTTCATCTCGGCCCCGACGCCGTCGATGACGGGGCTGTAGCCGGTTACGGTGACGATCGTCTCCGTGAGTTTGGGAATCACATCGGGGCCGCCGACGATGGCGTCGTTGCCGGCGCCGCCCCTGATCACGTCGTTGCCGATATCGCCTGATAGCGTGTCATCGCCGCCGCCGACATCGATGAGATCGGCCGATGGCGAGCCTGGGTTGGTGAGGGCCGGCGGCTGGTGCTGTCCGCCATACCACTCGGTGATCAGTTGCTCTGCCGGCTTGCCCATCGGCGAGTAGCCTGTCGGCGAATACAGGTTGTTGGCGTCCCAGTTCCAGATCTGAGCGCCCTTGAACCAGCTGCCGCCTTCGGAACCCCACACCTGAAAGAACGCGTCGAACGCGTCATACTGCTCCTGCAGGTCCTGCGTGGTGCCGCCCCAGCCGCCCGGACTGATGTTGGTGCCGTCGACGCTGCGGAAACCGGTTTCCGTGAACAAGACCGGCTTGTCGTACTTGACGGCGAGCGAATGGAAGAAATCGACCGGCGACATGTGATCCATCACGGCCGCCCAGTAATTGTCCGTCGGCATCGATTTCCACGCTGATATCATCTGATCGACCGAGGGATCGAGGCTCGTCGTCAGCGGTGGATAGGCATTGATGCCGATCTCGTCGACCTTGTCCCAGAAGCTGACGTTGATGGCTTCGTCGGTCGCGGCGGAGTAGGTGATGGTGCCGTGGTATACCTCGCGCACGGAATCGATGATGTCGATCCAGTAGCTCCGGAACTGCGATCCGGTGAGCTTGGCGAGTTCATTGCCGATCGAGAACGACTCGACGCCGGATTGCTCGGCGATGGTCGCGAAATGGACGATCGCAGCCTTGTATGAGGCGAAGAAGGCGGCGGGGTCGCTTGGCGCCAGCTTGCCCTGATTGGTTCCGTCGAGACCGGTGAGCATCGGCTTGAGCATGACGTCGAGGCCGAGCGCGTGGGCATTGGCAATCGCTGTTGCAATGTTGGCGTCGCTCTCGGTCTTGTCGGGATGGACGATGATGTCGTTCGACGTTCCCGTCTGCATGAAGATGCGGGGCGCCAACGAAATCGAATTGGCGTTTGTCGCTTCTATCGCCCGCATCGCGGACAAGGCAGCATTGGTGACAAAGGCGCCGTTATAGTTCGATAGAAAGCCGAATCCCTGGACCGAAAATACGCCCGCCATCGTGCAGCTCCTTTTCTTCTTCAGTTTCTATTTGCTGCCTGATGAGCCCATTGGTTCCGCAAACTCAGTAGTCTTGCGTGTTCCCGCGTTTTCAACGC encodes the following:
- a CDS encoding glycoside hydrolase family 113, with the translated sequence MAGVFSVQGFGFLSNYNGAFVTNAALSAMRAIEATNANSISLAPRIFMQTGTSNDIIVHPDKTESDANIATAIANAHALGLDVMLKPMLTGLDGTNQGKLAPSDPAAFFASYKAAIVHFATIAEQSGVESFSIGNELAKLTGSQFRSYWIDIIDSVREVYHGTITYSAATDEAINVSFWDKVDEIGINAYPPLTTSLDPSVDQMISAWKSMPTDNYWAAVMDHMSPVDFFHSLAVKYDKPVLFTETGFRSVDGTNISPGGWGGTTQDLQEQYDAFDAFFQVWGSEGGSWFKGAQIWNWDANNLYSPTGYSPMGKPAEQLITEWYGGQHQPPALTNPGSPSADLIDVGGGDDTLSGDIGNDVIRGGAGNDAIVGGPDVIPKLTETIVTVTGYSPVIDGVGAEMKLLINGQQIGDIVEFHAAADPSGYQTYTFQFRNPATISSLDIAFINDAVSSGGDRNLYIKDITVNGEHLAVSDAVNPSSPGTWNLYQNKSIHYDMTARQDLFFGASTDDDDLDGGAGKDAISGGAGTDMIQGGAGNDTINGGPGADAIHGGADDDTINSGAGITTATDQLYGDDGNDVVKANTGDTGALLDGGAGKDQLYGSGAANAMNGGDGNDYLSGGGGLDTMHGNAGDDQLKGGTAATQMSGDDGNDSFQGGTGSEFLYGGSGNDRLTGGGGNDYLAGGAGNDTFVFAPGFGNDTIADFQNTDGVQDIIQFDKTVFADFSALQSHMAEVGTSVVITVDANNTIEIKNTTLSQIHASDFLFV